From the Theobroma cacao cultivar B97-61/B2 chromosome 2, Criollo_cocoa_genome_V2, whole genome shotgun sequence genome, one window contains:
- the LOC18609074 gene encoding probable fructose-bisphosphate aldolase 3, chloroplastic translates to MACVSFAKLNAASSQWIGGQQSFAQRPGPSTRLATRRVSVPIRAGAYTDELIQTAKAIASPGRGILAIDESNATCGKRLSSIGLDNTEPNRQAYRQLLLTTPGLGEYISGAILFEETLYQSTTDGKKFVDCLREQKIVPGIKVDKGLVPLPGSNNESWCQGLDGLSSRSAEYYKQGARFAKWRTVVSIPCGPSALAVKEAAWGLARYAAISQDNGLVPIVEPEILLDGDHPIERTLEVAEKVWAEVFYYLAENNVIFEGILLKPSMVTPGAEHKEKASPDTIAKYTLTMLRRRVPPAVPGIMFLSGGQSEVEATLNLNAMNQSPNPWHVSFSYARALQNTVLKTWQGRPESVEAAQKALLVRAKANSLAQLGKYSAEGESEEAKKGMFVKGYTY, encoded by the exons ATGGCTTGTGTTAGCTTCGCTAAGCTAAACGCCGCATCGTCCCAATGGATCGGGGGCCAGCAGTCTTTCGCTCAACGCCCCGGACCGTCAACTCGACTCGCCACTCGCAGAGTCTCAGTCCCGATCCGTGCTGGCGCTTACACCGACGAACTCATCCAAACCGCC AAAGCTATTGCATCACCTGGTCGTGGAATCCTAGCAATAGATGAATCAAATGCTACCTGTGGGAAGAGATTATCTTCTATTGGCTTAGACAATACTGAGCCCAACCGCCAGGCTTACAGACAGCTGCTGCTCACAACTCCTGGCCTTGGTGAATATATTTCTGGTGCCATTCTTTTCGAGGAAACACTTTATCAGTCCACAACAGATGGGAAGAAGTTTGTAGATTGCTTGCGTGAGCAGAAAATTGTGCCTGGCATCAAAGTTGATAAG GGATTGGTTCCTCTTCCAGGATCAAACAATGAATCTTGGTGCCAAGGCTTGGATGGATTGTCATCAAGATCTGCTGAGTACTACAAACAAGGTGCTCGGTTTGCCAAGTG GAGGACAGTTGTTAGCATTCCCTGTGGTCCTTCTGCTTTGGCTGTAAAGGAAGCTGCATGGGGACTTGCACGTTATGCTGCCATTTCTCAG GACAATGGTCTCGTACCAATAGTGGAACCTGAGATTCTTCTTGATGGTGACCACCCAATTGAGAGGACCCTTGAAGTAGCTGAGAAAGTCTGGGCAGAAGTCTTTTACTACTTGGCTGAGAACAATGTTATATTTGAGGGCATCTTACTTAAGCCCAGCATGGTAACTCCAGGGGCTGAACACAAGGAGAAGGCTTCTCCTGATACTATTGCCAAATATACACTCACAATGCTCAGAAGGAGAGTTCCACCGGCTGTTCCAGGAATCATG TTCTTGTCTGGAGGACAGTCTGAGGTGGAAGCCACGTTGAACTTGAATGCAATGAACCAGAGCCCCAACCCATGGCATGTTTCTTTCTCCTACGCACGTGCATTGCAGAACACTGTGCTTAAGACATGGCAAGGACGTCCTGAGAGTGTTGAAGCTGCACAGAAGGCTCTTTTGGTGCGCGCGAAGGCAAACTCGCTGGCTCAGCTTGGAAAATACTCTGCAGAGGGTGAAAGTGAGGAAGCTAAGAAAGGAATGTTTGTCAAGGGCTACACCTACTAA